In a single window of the Thunnus maccoyii chromosome 7, fThuMac1.1, whole genome shotgun sequence genome:
- the LOC121900831 gene encoding mediator of RNA polymerase II transcription subunit 26-like isoform X2, whose translation MTAATATPQVMRDRLLQAIDGQSNICNMVVVMEVISFLEKYPITKEALEETRLGKLINDVRKKTKNEDLAKRAKKLLRNWQKLIEPGKSEVLSRGHTGTSWSSNGGAHPCISAPAATAPSGKTGPELKNRNDFNNCYSPKVEKQSNRKRKGDQKEGQLLPAKITKTTLNDKIQNSKPLPTNGIGGSSDICTDTCAHQPLDKEISEPLDNDRPNKIPVNAVKPHPSAPGYSKPSSTSLLKKSVLQQQARLEQAASGGQYRPRSPRHSLHSPQTPKQEAVVKHTAPQAQSISSPTVRPGSVDTSGLGPSSQPLNVCVQGLHTDGSWSADLDSQSRPPNAPLHNSNASSCSDGVSLEDDGVFSNTDKRKRQKYRPKDYVVNLDRQTVDDGTKPVRLKDRRLTFNPVTGQIKSSFHKESSQEEEVRLDHRPEPQWTEQAKQNPQVPPSPFQQTDWKELSRSEIIQSYLSQQSNVLTSSGANTPGAHFFMTEYLKKDEHRSKEDKKTHVLVSEPPARDLPGVKREVNNEDLNRLHTEHWSGVNGCYDTKGNWYNWTQCISLDPHGDESRLNILPYVCLD comes from the exons ATGACAGCGGCCACAGCCACTCCGCAGGTGATGAGAGACCGGCTGCTGCAGGCCATCGACGGCCAGAGCAAT ATATGCAACATGGTGGTAGTTATGGAGGTGATCTCTTTTTTGGAGAAATATCCTATCACCAAAGAGGCACTGGAG GAAACCCGTCTTGGCAAACTCATCAACGATGTGCGGAAGAAAACCAAGAATGAGGACCTAGCAAAAAGGGCCAAGAAGCTCCTGCGAAACTGGCAGAAGTTAATTGAGCCGGGGAAGAGTGAGGTATTGTCCAGAGGCCACACCGGTACATCATGGTCTTCCAACGGTGGTGCTCATCCTTGCATCTCCGCTCCAGCTGCCACGGCACCATCAGGTAAAACGGGTCCAGAGCTGAAGAACAGAAATGACTTCAACAACTGTTACTCCCCTAAGGTGGAGAAACAGAGCAACAGGAAACGTAAAGGCGACCAGAAGGAGGGACAGCTCTTACCAGCCAAGATAACCAAAACAACTcttaatgataaaatacaaaattccAAACCGCTGCCAACCAATGGAATTGGCGGTAGCTCTGACATTTGTACAGATACGTGTGCACATCAGCCTTTAGACAAGGAGATATCTGAGCCTCTGGACAATGACAGGCCGAATAAAATCCCTGTCAACGCTGTAAAACCTCATCCAAGTGCCCCGGGATACAGCAAGCCATCTAGCACTTCTTTGTTGAAAAAATCAGTTCTGCAGCAGCAAGCCAGACTGGAGCAAGCTGCCTCTGGGGGGCAGTATCGACCCAGAAGCCCTCGCCATTCCCTGCACAGTCCTCAAACCCCAAAGCAGGAAGCGGTCGTCAAACACACTGCACCACAAGCACAGAGTATTTCTAGCCCCACCGTGAGACCTGGGTCTGTGGACACCTCTGGGCTAGGGCCTTCCTCTCAgcctttaaatgtttgtgttcaggGTTTGCACACTGACGGTTCATGGTCTGCAGATTTGGACTCTCAAAGCAGGCCTCCTAATGCACCTCTTCACAACTCAAATGCCTCCTCCTGCAGTGATGGGGTCAGTTTGGAAGATGATGGTGTTTTTAGCAATACAGataaaaggaaaagacagaaatacaggCCTAAGGACTATGTGGTAAAtttagacagacagactgtaGATGACGGCACTAAACCTGTCAGGTTAAAAGACAGGAGACTGACATTTAACCCTGTAACGGGGCAGATCAAATCCTCCTTTCATAAGGAGTCTTCCCAGGAGGAAGAGGTCAGGCTGGACCACAGACCTGAGCCCCAGTGGACAGAACAGGCGAAGCAGAATCCACAGGTTCCTCCCAGTCCCTTCCAGCAGACGGACTGGAAAGAGCTGTCGAGGAGCGAAATCATCCAGTCATACCTTAGCCAGCAAAGCAACGTGCTGACATCATCAGGCGCCAACACTCCTGGTGCACACTTTTTCATGACAGAGTACTTGAAAAAAGATGAACACCGAAGTAAAGAAGACAAGAAAACACACGTGTTGGTATCAGAACCCCCAGCCAGGGATTTACCAGGGGTTAAAAGAGAGGTCAACAACGAAGACCTGAACAGATTACACACAGAGCACTGGTCTGGGGTTAACGGTTGCTATGACACAAAGGGTAATTGGTACAACTGGACGCAGTGCATCTCCTTAGACCCTCATGGAGACGAGAGCAGGTTGAACATACTGCCGTACGTCTGTCTGGATTGA
- the LOC121900831 gene encoding mediator of RNA polymerase II transcription subunit 26-like isoform X1 produces MTAATATPQVMRDRLLQAIDGQSNQICNMVVVMEVISFLEKYPITKEALEETRLGKLINDVRKKTKNEDLAKRAKKLLRNWQKLIEPGKSEVLSRGHTGTSWSSNGGAHPCISAPAATAPSGKTGPELKNRNDFNNCYSPKVEKQSNRKRKGDQKEGQLLPAKITKTTLNDKIQNSKPLPTNGIGGSSDICTDTCAHQPLDKEISEPLDNDRPNKIPVNAVKPHPSAPGYSKPSSTSLLKKSVLQQQARLEQAASGGQYRPRSPRHSLHSPQTPKQEAVVKHTAPQAQSISSPTVRPGSVDTSGLGPSSQPLNVCVQGLHTDGSWSADLDSQSRPPNAPLHNSNASSCSDGVSLEDDGVFSNTDKRKRQKYRPKDYVVNLDRQTVDDGTKPVRLKDRRLTFNPVTGQIKSSFHKESSQEEEVRLDHRPEPQWTEQAKQNPQVPPSPFQQTDWKELSRSEIIQSYLSQQSNVLTSSGANTPGAHFFMTEYLKKDEHRSKEDKKTHVLVSEPPARDLPGVKREVNNEDLNRLHTEHWSGVNGCYDTKGNWYNWTQCISLDPHGDESRLNILPYVCLD; encoded by the exons ATGACAGCGGCCACAGCCACTCCGCAGGTGATGAGAGACCGGCTGCTGCAGGCCATCGACGGCCAGAGCAAT CAGATATGCAACATGGTGGTAGTTATGGAGGTGATCTCTTTTTTGGAGAAATATCCTATCACCAAAGAGGCACTGGAG GAAACCCGTCTTGGCAAACTCATCAACGATGTGCGGAAGAAAACCAAGAATGAGGACCTAGCAAAAAGGGCCAAGAAGCTCCTGCGAAACTGGCAGAAGTTAATTGAGCCGGGGAAGAGTGAGGTATTGTCCAGAGGCCACACCGGTACATCATGGTCTTCCAACGGTGGTGCTCATCCTTGCATCTCCGCTCCAGCTGCCACGGCACCATCAGGTAAAACGGGTCCAGAGCTGAAGAACAGAAATGACTTCAACAACTGTTACTCCCCTAAGGTGGAGAAACAGAGCAACAGGAAACGTAAAGGCGACCAGAAGGAGGGACAGCTCTTACCAGCCAAGATAACCAAAACAACTcttaatgataaaatacaaaattccAAACCGCTGCCAACCAATGGAATTGGCGGTAGCTCTGACATTTGTACAGATACGTGTGCACATCAGCCTTTAGACAAGGAGATATCTGAGCCTCTGGACAATGACAGGCCGAATAAAATCCCTGTCAACGCTGTAAAACCTCATCCAAGTGCCCCGGGATACAGCAAGCCATCTAGCACTTCTTTGTTGAAAAAATCAGTTCTGCAGCAGCAAGCCAGACTGGAGCAAGCTGCCTCTGGGGGGCAGTATCGACCCAGAAGCCCTCGCCATTCCCTGCACAGTCCTCAAACCCCAAAGCAGGAAGCGGTCGTCAAACACACTGCACCACAAGCACAGAGTATTTCTAGCCCCACCGTGAGACCTGGGTCTGTGGACACCTCTGGGCTAGGGCCTTCCTCTCAgcctttaaatgtttgtgttcaggGTTTGCACACTGACGGTTCATGGTCTGCAGATTTGGACTCTCAAAGCAGGCCTCCTAATGCACCTCTTCACAACTCAAATGCCTCCTCCTGCAGTGATGGGGTCAGTTTGGAAGATGATGGTGTTTTTAGCAATACAGataaaaggaaaagacagaaatacaggCCTAAGGACTATGTGGTAAAtttagacagacagactgtaGATGACGGCACTAAACCTGTCAGGTTAAAAGACAGGAGACTGACATTTAACCCTGTAACGGGGCAGATCAAATCCTCCTTTCATAAGGAGTCTTCCCAGGAGGAAGAGGTCAGGCTGGACCACAGACCTGAGCCCCAGTGGACAGAACAGGCGAAGCAGAATCCACAGGTTCCTCCCAGTCCCTTCCAGCAGACGGACTGGAAAGAGCTGTCGAGGAGCGAAATCATCCAGTCATACCTTAGCCAGCAAAGCAACGTGCTGACATCATCAGGCGCCAACACTCCTGGTGCACACTTTTTCATGACAGAGTACTTGAAAAAAGATGAACACCGAAGTAAAGAAGACAAGAAAACACACGTGTTGGTATCAGAACCCCCAGCCAGGGATTTACCAGGGGTTAAAAGAGAGGTCAACAACGAAGACCTGAACAGATTACACACAGAGCACTGGTCTGGGGTTAACGGTTGCTATGACACAAAGGGTAATTGGTACAACTGGACGCAGTGCATCTCCTTAGACCCTCATGGAGACGAGAGCAGGTTGAACATACTGCCGTACGTCTGTCTGGATTGA